In Streptomyces nojiriensis, the sequence GCGGCGGCGGTGGACGCCGCAAGAAGGCGCTGGCCGTCACCGGCGGGGTCGTGGCGTTCCTGCTGGTCGGCGGCGCCGTGGCGGGGTACCTCTACTACGACCACCTGAACGGCAACCTCAGCGTCACCGACGTGGCGGGCGCGGGCACGGGCGGTTTCAAGAAGGACCAGGCCATCAACATCCTGGTCATCGGAACCGACAAGCGCACCGGCGCGGGCAACGAGAACTACGGGGACAAGGACAGCGTCGGCCACGCCGACACCACGATCCTGTTCCACGTCTCGAAGGACCGGACCAACGCGACCGCGCTGTCCATCCCCCGCGACCTGATCACCAACATCCCGGCCTGCCCGACGAAACAGCCGGACGGATCGACGAAGACGATCGCCCCCTCCAAGGGCACCCGCTTCAACACCAGCCTGGGCCAGGAGGGTCGCGACGCGGGCTGCACGATGCGAACGGTCAAGGAACTCACCGGCATCGAGGTCGACCACTTCATGATGGCCGACTTCAACGCCGTCAAGACGCTGAGCACGGCGGTCGGCGGCGTGCCGGTGTGCCTGGACAAGGCCGTCAACGACGAAGAGGGCTCCCACCTCAAGCTGGACGCCGGCGAACACCGGCTGGAGGGCGAACAGGCCCTCGCCTTCGTCCGCACCCGGCACGGCTTCGGCAACAACAGCGACCTCGACCGGATCAGGATCCAGCAGCAGTTCCTGGGTTCGATGATGCGTGAGATGAAGTCGAAGGAGACGCTGACCAGTCCCAAGAAGTTCCTCTCCCTCGCGGAGGCCGCCACCAAGTCGCTGGGCGTGGACTCGGGTATCGGGTCCATCGGCAAACTCACCGATCTGGCGGGCGAGTTGAAGGGCATCGACACGAAGAACATCACCTTCACCACCCTCCCGGTGCTCGACAACCCGGCTGAACCGGAAGGCAAGAAGGCGACCGTCGTCGTCGATCACGCCCTGGCCGATCCGCTGCTGCAGATGATCCGGGGGGACGTCTCGCTCACGGAGGTCGAGAAGAAGGAACAGGCCGCCAAGGAGGCGGCCGACGCGGACGCGAAGGCCAAGCAGGACGCGCTGCTCCAGGGCACCCGCGCGGCCGCGGCGGACGTACGGGTGAGCATCTACAACGGCGGCGGCCCGAAGGGCTCCGCCTCCACCACGCTGAACTGGCTGCAGAACAGCAAGGGCGTGCAGAGGTCCAGCAACGTCGGCAACGCACCCGCGAAGGTCGGCGCCACCCAGCTGGAGTACGCACCCAACCAGGCCGACCAGGCCCGGGCACTGGCGGACATCATGGGCCTGCCCGCGACCGCGCTGAAGGTGGGGACGGCGGACGCTCCGGCGAAGACCCCGATGAAGCTGACGCTGGGTCCGGACTTCCAGCAGCCGGGCGCCCCGCTGGCGGCCCCGGTGCCCCAGCAGCTGCCCGAAGACGTGCAGCGGGCGCAGGCCGACAAGGCGATCTGCGCCAAGTAACAGGACTCGGCCGGTGACACCGGCACTCTGTTGACCAAGAAGGATCTTGAGGGGGACGTGTGAGGCACAGCAGCGTGCGAGGAGAGGGGGCGAACGCCCAGGCCACCGGGGAGATATCCGGCGGCGGGGCGGACGCGTCCGGCACGGTGCCCCCACAGCGGGGCGGCTCCAGGGCGGGTCGCCAGGCGGTCGGCGCCGTCCCCGCCCGCAGGCAGGGCCGGCGGCGCGTGCTGCGCTGGACGGCCTCCGTACTGTCCCTGCTGATACTCGGTACGGCGGGCGCCGGATACCTGTACTACCGCCATCTGAACGGCAGCATCCATACGGACCAGCTGAACCTCGGTGAGACCAAGCTGGGCGGTTCCAAGCCCAACGCCTTCGGGCAGACCCCGCTGAACATCCTGCTGATCGGCTCCGACGCGCGCGACGACGAGGCCAACCAGTCCCTCGGCGGGGCCACGGACACCTTCGGCGGCCCGCCGCTGGCGGACGTGCAGATGCTGCTGCACCTGTCCGCGGACCGCAGCAACATGTCGGTGGTCTCGATGCCGCGCGACACGATCCTGATGATGCCCAAGTGCACCGAACCGGGCGGCAAGGTGCACCCCGCCAGCAAGGGCCTCGTGCAGACCAACGAGTCCCTGCAGCGCGGCGGTCCGGGCTGCACGGTGGCCACCTGGCAGGAGCTGACCAAGATCCCCATCGATCACTTCATGATGATCGACTTCAAGGGTGTGGTCTCGATGGCGGACGCCATCGGCGGTGTCCCGGTCTGCGTCGAGGAGAACGTCCACTCCCGCACCCGTGACGGCAAGGGCTCCGGTCTGAAGCTGCCCAAGGGCACGAGCGTCATCCAGGGCGAGCAGGCCCTGCAGTGGATGCGCACCCGCTACGGCTTCGAGGACGGCACGGACATCGGCCGCACCCACGCCCAGCACCAGTACATGACATCGATGGCCCGCGAGTTCCGCAAGAACGCCAAGCTCACCAACCCGGTGAAGCTCAACAGCCTGGCGCAGGCGGCGATCGACGCCATGGTCGTGGACACCGGCCTGAACAAGATCGACAAGCTGTACGACCTGAGCATGGAGCTCAAGAAGGTGCCCCCGGGCCGGATCACCATGACCACCATGCCGTGGGTGTACAGCACCAAGCCCGGCATGGACGGCCGGGTCGAGCCCATGGCCGACGAGGCCGAGGCCGTGTTCCGGATGATCCGCGAGGACATCGCCCTCGACGGCAAGGGCTCCGGTACCCCGGCGGAGGGTGCCTCGCCGTCCCCGGGCGCCTCCGCGTCCGCGGGCACGCCGACGCCGGCCGCCCCGACCACGGCAGCGAGCACGGCCCCGGCCGCGGCTCCCGCCAAGATCGCGGTCAGCGTCCGCAACGCCACGAGCGGCAAGGCGGGCGCCGAGGCCCGGGTCAAGAACCGGGCGACCGAGGTGGCCTCGCTGCTGACCGGCAAGGGCTTCACCAAGGCCGCCTCCGACACCCAGACCGGCGCCGAGGACACCACCGTCGTCCGCTACGCCACGGACGCCCAGGCGGCCGACGCGGGCGTCGTGGCCACCGCCCTGGGCCTGCCCGCCT encodes:
- a CDS encoding LCP family protein, with the protein product MRHSSVRGEGANAQATGEISGGGADASGTVPPQRGGSRAGRQAVGAVPARRQGRRRVLRWTASVLSLLILGTAGAGYLYYRHLNGSIHTDQLNLGETKLGGSKPNAFGQTPLNILLIGSDARDDEANQSLGGATDTFGGPPLADVQMLLHLSADRSNMSVVSMPRDTILMMPKCTEPGGKVHPASKGLVQTNESLQRGGPGCTVATWQELTKIPIDHFMMIDFKGVVSMADAIGGVPVCVEENVHSRTRDGKGSGLKLPKGTSVIQGEQALQWMRTRYGFEDGTDIGRTHAQHQYMTSMAREFRKNAKLTNPVKLNSLAQAAIDAMVVDTGLNKIDKLYDLSMELKKVPPGRITMTTMPWVYSTKPGMDGRVEPMADEAEAVFRMIREDIALDGKGSGTPAEGASPSPGASASAGTPTPAAPTTAASTAPAAAPAKIAVSVRNATSGKAGAEARVKNRATEVASLLTGKGFTKAASDTQTGAEDTTVVRYATDAQAADAGVVATALGLPASSVQKSEEVSGITLFVGKDWRTGNAPTPPPPAPTVAPTSAHALNGDNEGACMAVQPGFTW
- a CDS encoding LCP family protein, yielding MDAQSRGRADEIDPADQWVLNPRTGNYELRLADSAAQARPKVTAPRRSPSAPSAPTAPSPGVPKPRRGDPPPGGRRGGRSRKGAGGGGGRRKKALAVTGGVVAFLLVGGAVAGYLYYDHLNGNLSVTDVAGAGTGGFKKDQAINILVIGTDKRTGAGNENYGDKDSVGHADTTILFHVSKDRTNATALSIPRDLITNIPACPTKQPDGSTKTIAPSKGTRFNTSLGQEGRDAGCTMRTVKELTGIEVDHFMMADFNAVKTLSTAVGGVPVCLDKAVNDEEGSHLKLDAGEHRLEGEQALAFVRTRHGFGNNSDLDRIRIQQQFLGSMMREMKSKETLTSPKKFLSLAEAATKSLGVDSGIGSIGKLTDLAGELKGIDTKNITFTTLPVLDNPAEPEGKKATVVVDHALADPLLQMIRGDVSLTEVEKKEQAAKEAADADAKAKQDALLQGTRAAAADVRVSIYNGGGPKGSASTTLNWLQNSKGVQRSSNVGNAPAKVGATQLEYAPNQADQARALADIMGLPATALKVGTADAPAKTPMKLTLGPDFQQPGAPLAAPVPQQLPEDVQRAQADKAICAK